The proteins below are encoded in one region of Bacillota bacterium:
- a CDS encoding long-chain fatty acid--CoA ligase, giving the protein MEAERIPQQETDASELKARPWVRNYPEGVRQHIEYPLIPITGLLEEAVRTHPENPAMIFMGARTSYRQLGERVARMATFLSGLGVKKGDRVCVMLPNVPQFPVSYYGVLRAGATVAAANPMYVERELEYLLNDSGAKVMIVLDLFYPRVKKVREKVHLDHVIVTSIADGLKFPLNLLYPIKARREGHAVEVDWGPAIHRWREALAAPPHPPRVEVDPRRDVAVLQYTGGTTGIPKAAMLTHYNMVVNALQTAEWVPTAERGAERCLTILPLFHSYGMTAAMNFSVAGAHAMILLPRWVTKDVLDTIQQTKPTLFPGAPTMYVAINNFPEVKQYNLNSIKACISGSAPLPVEVQEQFEGLTGGKLVEGYGLSESSPVTHCNPIYGMRKVGSIGLPFPDTDCCILDLETGERQLSAGEVGELAVRGPQVMLGYWNRPEETRATLKDGWLRTGDVARMDEDGFFYIVDRKKDLIIAGGYNIYPREVEEVLYMHPKVKEAAVIGVPDRYRGETVKAFIVLKEGEQATGEEIEAFCRQHLAAYKVPRLVEFRSELPKTIVGKVLRRLLAEEEKQKKSQPEG; this is encoded by the coding sequence GTGGAGGCAGAGCGTATTCCCCAGCAGGAAACCGACGCCAGCGAGCTGAAGGCCCGGCCCTGGGTCCGGAACTATCCCGAAGGCGTGAGGCAGCACATAGAGTATCCGCTCATCCCCATCACCGGCCTGCTCGAGGAAGCCGTGCGCACCCACCCCGAGAACCCCGCCATGATCTTCATGGGTGCTCGCACCAGCTACCGCCAGCTAGGCGAGCGGGTGGCGCGCATGGCCACCTTCCTGTCCGGTCTGGGGGTGAAGAAGGGCGACCGCGTGTGCGTCATGCTGCCCAACGTCCCCCAGTTCCCCGTGTCCTATTACGGGGTGCTGCGAGCCGGGGCTACGGTGGCGGCGGCCAACCCCATGTATGTGGAGCGGGAGCTGGAATACCTGCTCAATGACTCCGGGGCCAAAGTGATGATCGTCCTGGACCTGTTCTACCCCCGGGTGAAAAAGGTGCGGGAGAAGGTGCATCTGGACCACGTAATCGTCACCAGCATCGCCGACGGCCTCAAGTTTCCCCTCAACCTGCTGTACCCGATCAAGGCCAGGCGCGAAGGCCATGCCGTCGAGGTGGACTGGGGTCCTGCCATCCACCGCTGGCGGGAGGCCCTGGCGGCGCCGCCCCATCCTCCCCGGGTGGAGGTGGACCCCCGCCGGGACGTGGCGGTGCTCCAGTACACCGGAGGGACGACGGGTATCCCCAAGGCAGCCATGCTCACCCATTACAACATGGTGGTGAACGCCCTGCAGACCGCCGAGTGGGTTCCCACCGCGGAGCGGGGAGCGGAGCGCTGCCTGACCATCTTGCCCCTCTTCCACTCCTACGGGATGACCGCCGCCATGAACTTCTCGGTGGCGGGGGCCCATGCCATGATCCTGCTGCCCCGGTGGGTGACCAAAGACGTCCTGGACACCATCCAGCAGACGAAGCCCACCCTGTTCCCGGGAGCGCCCACCATGTACGTGGCCATCAATAACTTCCCCGAGGTGAAGCAGTACAACCTGAACTCCATCAAGGCCTGCATCTCCGGCTCTGCTCCCCTACCCGTGGAAGTCCAGGAGCAGTTCGAAGGCCTCACGGGGGGAAAGCTGGTGGAAGGGTACGGCCTTTCGGAGAGCTCGCCGGTCACCCACTGCAACCCCATCTACGGCATGCGCAAGGTGGGGAGCATCGGCCTTCCCTTCCCCGACACCGACTGCTGCATTCTGGACCTGGAGACCGGTGAGCGCCAGCTATCCGCCGGTGAGGTGGGCGAGCTGGCGGTACGTGGCCCCCAGGTGATGCTGGGCTACTGGAACCGGCCCGAGGAGACGCGGGCCACCCTCAAGGATGGCTGGCTGCGCACGGGTGACGTGGCCCGCATGGACGAGGACGGCTTCTTCTACATCGTGGATCGCAAGAAGGACCTCATCATCGCCGGCGGTTACAACATCTATCCCCGTGAGGTGGAAGAGGTCCTGTACATGCATCCCAAGGTGAAAGAGGCGGCCGTCATCGGCGTGCCCGATCGCTACCGCGGGGAGACGGTGAAGGCCTTCATCGTCCTCAAGGAAGGCGAACAGGCCACCGGGGAGGAAATCGAGGCCTTCTGCCGCCAGCATCTGGCGGCGTACAAGGTGCCGCGCCTGGTGGAGTTCCGCTCCGAACTCCCCAAGACCATCGTGGGTAAGGTGCTGCGTCGCCTGCTGGCGGAGGAAGAGAAGCAGAAGAAGAGCCAGCCCGAGGGCTGA
- a CDS encoding 4Fe-4S binding protein has translation MVEIEVIAGRCTGCGECVAACPFWAIEVVEGVAVVAESCTGCGACIPPCPEGALVQPGAEVRPSLGGRRAIWVYLPEARDPAGVLGVARVLADEGDYQVAAVVPGNSFDSQELFSRGADQVLVLEGEGAGFRLLASAAARESPVAILGLAEPHHEAGLARAAVLLEAGVASRVEAVEWAPGQQALRAVRAVAGGRFRQTVVCGRQPAVVSLVPWGARSGLLDRSRTGSVRHLEVGGLPREVEEVRERTPLHKEVPLGKARVVLGVGIELGSAEAVAEAVELARRWGAALGAEKEAVEAGLAPAEWSVEAAGPLAPVLYLGLGVRGSPAHNAAVQKSQLVVAVTTEQDSNLGQIADYIVRFPPREVLRTLLSMSAP, from the coding sequence ATGGTCGAGATCGAGGTCATAGCCGGCAGGTGCACCGGTTGCGGGGAGTGCGTGGCGGCCTGCCCGTTCTGGGCCATCGAAGTGGTGGAAGGCGTGGCCGTCGTGGCGGAGAGCTGCACGGGCTGCGGCGCCTGCATCCCGCCCTGCCCGGAGGGGGCCCTGGTGCAGCCCGGGGCGGAAGTGCGGCCTTCTCTGGGCGGCAGGAGGGCCATCTGGGTGTATCTCCCGGAAGCCCGTGACCCGGCAGGCGTCCTGGGAGTAGCCCGGGTGCTGGCTGACGAGGGGGATTATCAGGTGGCGGCGGTCGTCCCCGGCAACAGCTTCGACAGCCAGGAGTTGTTCTCCCGGGGAGCGGACCAGGTCCTGGTGCTGGAAGGGGAAGGGGCGGGGTTCCGCCTGCTCGCTTCTGCCGCTGCCCGGGAGAGCCCGGTTGCCATCCTGGGTCTGGCGGAACCCCACCACGAGGCCGGGCTGGCCCGGGCAGCCGTTCTTCTCGAGGCGGGAGTGGCCTCCCGCGTCGAGGCAGTGGAGTGGGCGCCCGGCCAGCAGGCGCTGCGGGCGGTACGGGCGGTGGCAGGGGGCAGGTTCAGACAGACGGTGGTGTGCGGTCGCCAGCCTGCGGTGGTATCCCTGGTCCCGTGGGGCGCGCGTTCGGGCCTTCTGGATCGGAGTCGCACGGGCAGCGTGCGTCACCTGGAAGTGGGTGGCCTGCCTCGGGAGGTTGAGGAGGTGCGGGAGCGGACGCCCCTGCATAAGGAGGTTCCCCTGGGCAAGGCCCGGGTGGTGCTGGGGGTGGGGATCGAGCTGGGTTCGGCGGAAGCGGTGGCGGAGGCGGTGGAACTGGCGCGGCGTTGGGGGGCGGCCCTGGGAGCGGAGAAGGAGGCGGTGGAGGCCGGCCTGGCCCCGGCGGAGTGGTCAGTGGAGGCGGCGGGCCCGCTGGCTCCCGTCCTCTATCTTGGTTTGGGGGTGAGGGGTTCGCCCGCCCATAACGCGGCGGTGCAGAAGAGCCAGCTGGTAGTGGCGGTGACGACCGAGCAGGACAGCAACCTGGGGCAGATAGCGGATTACATCGTCCGTTTTCCGCCCCGGGAGGTCCTGCGCACACTGCTGTCCATGTCAGCGCCGTGA
- a CDS encoding acyl-CoA dehydrogenase family protein: protein MDFNLPQELEILRKMVRDFVNDRLQPISEKVEEEDEIPSEIIKEMGELGFFGLPFPEEYGGGGMGELGMAVLLEELGGINAAFSNVLAPHVELAGMSILLGGTEEQKQKYLPPMCAGEKIACYALTEPNAGSDAANLATRAERRGDRYIINGSKIWITNGDIADIIIVYALTDPALRARGGITGFIVEKDFPGFKVGKVDRKMGLRGSHTAELIFESMEVPAENVLGEVGMGFITAMKALDMGRIGLAAGAVGATQKLLEMSIAWANTRVQFGRPIAENQAIQWMLVDMAMGAHAGRLMTYHAAWKADQGLRVSREAAMVKTFCSELANRAADLAVQVHGGIGYMKEYALERAYRDARILKIYEGTNEIQRLVIARDLLKAGK from the coding sequence TTGGACTTCAACCTGCCTCAGGAACTGGAGATCCTGCGCAAGATGGTCAGGGATTTCGTCAACGACCGTCTGCAGCCGATCTCCGAGAAGGTGGAGGAGGAAGACGAGATCCCGTCCGAGATCATCAAAGAGATGGGGGAACTGGGCTTCTTCGGCCTGCCCTTCCCGGAGGAGTACGGCGGCGGGGGCATGGGTGAGCTGGGCATGGCCGTCCTCCTGGAGGAGCTGGGGGGCATCAACGCCGCCTTCTCCAACGTGCTGGCCCCCCATGTGGAGCTGGCGGGCATGTCCATCCTCCTGGGCGGAACGGAGGAGCAAAAGCAGAAGTACCTGCCCCCCATGTGTGCCGGGGAGAAGATCGCCTGTTACGCCCTCACCGAACCGAATGCCGGCTCCGATGCCGCCAACCTGGCCACCCGGGCGGAGCGCCGCGGGGACCGGTACATCATCAACGGCAGCAAGATCTGGATCACCAACGGCGATATCGCCGACATCATCATCGTATACGCCCTCACCGATCCGGCGCTGCGTGCCCGCGGCGGCATCACCGGCTTCATCGTGGAGAAGGACTTCCCCGGGTTCAAGGTGGGCAAGGTCGACCGCAAGATGGGCCTGCGCGGCTCCCACACCGCCGAGTTGATATTCGAAAGCATGGAGGTCCCCGCCGAGAACGTGCTGGGCGAAGTGGGCATGGGCTTCATCACCGCCATGAAGGCCCTGGACATGGGCCGCATCGGCCTGGCGGCGGGGGCGGTGGGGGCGACCCAGAAGCTCCTGGAGATGAGCATCGCCTGGGCCAACACCCGGGTGCAGTTCGGCCGGCCCATCGCCGAGAACCAGGCCATCCAGTGGATGCTGGTGGATATGGCCATGGGGGCCCATGCCGGCCGGCTCATGACCTACCACGCCGCCTGGAAGGCGGACCAGGGGCTGCGGGTTTCCCGGGAGGCCGCCATGGTCAAGACCTTCTGTTCGGAGCTGGCGAACAGGGCGGCCGACCTGGCCGTGCAGGTTCACGGCGGCATCGGCTACATGAAGGAGTATGCCCTGGAACGGGCCTACCGCGATGCCCGCATCCTCAAGATCTACGAGGGTACCAACGAAATCCAGCGGCTGGTCATCGCCCGCGATCTCCTGAAGGCGGGGAAGTGA
- a CDS encoding sigma 54-interacting transcriptional regulator gives MRVRDVMSAVRGTLHPWDSLEGALRLFGDAKADGVPVVDGQGKLVGILTRSHFYRALLQGCSLQEAVDFHMSAAVVAIGADASVDTVLDQVRSIRVGQVVVCEQDGRPVGMLTKVDVIRLLLRETDFLTGELLGVLEAMHAGVVAVDREGRVTLVNAAATVLLGRTRSQLVGRAVAEPMPHAPLSAVLSTGEPVLGRRLELGNGRRVIVNTTPIRLGEQVMGAIAVIEDLTDYEAVARELETTRRLQETLETVLETAYDGIAVVDEEGVLTMVNQAMADFLGVRREDVLGKHCSQVLEGTHLPEVLRRGVGEYARVENIRGRRYVVSRFPIARDGRVVGAVEKIIFRNLEELRRLARRLDVLEGQVAYYKGELERSGGARYSLDDIVGASEAMQRLKREVERIAQGSSTVLILGESGTGKELLAHAVHRSSPRRYGPFVKVNCAAVPEELLESEFFGYAEGAFTGARKGGKPGKFELASGGTLFLDEVGDMSPALQAKILNVLQDREIVRVGGTGAIPVDVRVVAASNRDLKALVRQGRFREDLYYRLNVVCLHVPPLRDRREDILPLARHFLARYASLAGIRLPEISTQAAEAMLRHDWPGNVRELENAIERALNLELGDTLEAWHLPDAVAGGPALPDPGRSGTAHRFSSAPIRDTLREAESLAISRALEQAGGNKALAARLLGMSRSRLYEKIKRYGIT, from the coding sequence GTGCGCGTGCGTGACGTCATGTCCGCCGTCCGGGGCACCCTGCACCCCTGGGATTCCCTGGAGGGGGCCCTGCGCCTGTTCGGGGATGCCAAGGCGGACGGGGTGCCGGTGGTGGACGGCCAGGGCAAGCTGGTGGGAATCCTGACCCGGTCCCACTTCTACCGCGCCCTGCTGCAAGGTTGCAGCCTGCAGGAGGCGGTGGATTTCCACATGTCCGCAGCAGTGGTGGCCATCGGAGCCGATGCCTCGGTGGATACCGTGCTGGACCAGGTGCGCAGCATCCGGGTGGGCCAGGTGGTGGTGTGCGAGCAGGATGGCCGCCCGGTGGGCATGCTCACCAAGGTGGATGTGATCCGGCTCCTGCTGCGGGAAACCGACTTCCTGACCGGCGAACTGCTCGGGGTACTGGAGGCCATGCACGCCGGGGTGGTGGCGGTGGATCGCGAAGGCCGCGTCACCCTGGTGAACGCGGCCGCCACCGTCCTGCTCGGACGCACCCGGTCCCAGCTGGTGGGCAGGGCGGTGGCGGAACCCATGCCTCATGCCCCCCTCTCGGCCGTCCTATCCACCGGGGAACCGGTCCTGGGCCGGCGCCTGGAACTCGGGAACGGGCGGCGGGTAATCGTGAACACCACCCCCATCCGCCTGGGCGAGCAGGTGATGGGCGCCATCGCGGTGATCGAGGATCTCACCGACTACGAAGCGGTGGCCCGGGAGCTGGAAACCACCCGCCGCCTGCAGGAAACCCTCGAGACCGTGCTGGAGACCGCATACGACGGCATCGCCGTGGTGGACGAAGAGGGCGTGCTCACCATGGTCAATCAGGCCATGGCCGATTTCCTGGGGGTGCGTCGCGAAGACGTCCTGGGGAAACACTGCAGCCAGGTGCTGGAGGGAACCCATCTTCCCGAAGTCTTGCGCCGGGGGGTGGGGGAATACGCCCGGGTGGAAAACATCCGCGGGCGCAGGTATGTGGTATCCCGCTTCCCCATCGCCCGTGATGGCCGGGTAGTGGGAGCGGTGGAGAAAATCATCTTCCGCAACCTGGAGGAGTTGCGCCGCCTGGCGCGCCGGCTGGACGTGCTGGAAGGCCAGGTGGCCTACTACAAGGGGGAACTCGAGCGCTCGGGCGGGGCCAGGTACAGCCTGGACGACATCGTGGGCGCGAGCGAGGCCATGCAGCGGCTCAAGCGCGAGGTAGAGCGGATAGCCCAGGGGAGCTCCACCGTCCTGATCCTGGGCGAGAGCGGCACCGGCAAGGAGCTGCTGGCCCATGCCGTTCACCGCTCAAGCCCCCGCCGGTACGGCCCTTTCGTGAAGGTGAACTGCGCCGCCGTACCGGAGGAGCTCCTGGAGTCGGAGTTCTTCGGGTACGCTGAGGGTGCCTTCACGGGAGCCCGTAAGGGCGGTAAACCGGGGAAGTTTGAGCTGGCCTCCGGCGGCACCCTCTTCCTCGACGAGGTGGGTGACATGTCGCCCGCCTTGCAGGCCAAGATCCTCAACGTACTCCAGGATCGCGAGATCGTGCGGGTCGGGGGTACCGGGGCCATTCCGGTGGACGTAAGGGTGGTGGCCGCTTCCAACCGGGATCTCAAGGCCCTGGTCCGGCAGGGTCGCTTCCGCGAAGACCTGTACTACCGCCTGAACGTGGTGTGCCTGCACGTACCTCCCCTGCGGGATCGCCGGGAGGACATCCTGCCCCTGGCCCGCCACTTCCTGGCGCGCTACGCTTCTCTGGCCGGCATCCGCCTGCCCGAGATCTCCACCCAGGCCGCCGAGGCCATGCTGCGCCATGACTGGCCGGGCAACGTGCGGGAGCTGGAAAACGCCATCGAGCGGGCCCTCAACCTGGAACTGGGAGACACTCTGGAAGCCTGGCACCTCCCCGATGCCGTGGCCGGTGGCCCGGCCCTCCCGGACCCGGGGCGGTCGGGCACCGCTCACCGGTTTTCCAGCGCGCCCATCCGGGACACGCTGAGGGAAGCGGAGTCGCTGGCGATCAGCCGGGCGCTGGAACAGGCCGGGGGAAACAAGGCCCTGGCGGCCCGGCTCCTGGGGATGAGCCGCTCGCGGCTGTACGAGAAGATCAAGCGTTACGGCATTACCTGA
- a CDS encoding GntR family transcriptional regulator — protein MASLRLEIPESVPLRDRAYQVLREAIISGQLAPGERLVEAKLAQEMGISRNPVREALRRLEHEGLARRHPRGGMAVAGVDLRDVAEVYAVRSVLEGLAARLAAGRLRAEHRERMAASIREGEEARRGGDLDLLVRTSTVFHNTIMEVAGNTRLASLMQVLDHHISRFRRLSLQAEGSPAEVLEEHRHILEVLERGDGAAAEALMREHLEHSGRQILRFLGRQAKNGFASGQGNVVRLGQVGQGGG, from the coding sequence TTGGCCAGCCTGAGGCTTGAGATCCCTGAATCGGTTCCCCTGCGTGACCGCGCCTACCAGGTGCTGCGGGAGGCCATCATCTCCGGCCAGCTTGCTCCGGGCGAACGGCTGGTAGAGGCGAAGCTGGCCCAGGAGATGGGCATCAGCCGTAACCCCGTGCGGGAAGCGCTGCGCAGGCTCGAGCATGAGGGTCTGGCCCGGCGCCATCCCCGCGGTGGGATGGCGGTGGCCGGGGTTGACCTGCGGGATGTGGCCGAGGTGTACGCCGTGCGCAGCGTCCTGGAAGGCCTGGCCGCCCGGCTGGCCGCGGGCAGGCTGCGGGCGGAGCACCGGGAACGCATGGCAGCGTCCATCCGGGAAGGGGAGGAGGCCCGGCGGGGGGGAGACCTGGATCTCCTGGTGCGGACCAGCACCGTGTTCCACAACACCATCATGGAAGTGGCGGGTAACACGCGGCTCGCCTCCCTGATGCAGGTGCTCGATCACCACATCTCCCGGTTCCGCCGGCTCAGCCTGCAGGCCGAGGGCAGCCCGGCGGAGGTGCTGGAAGAGCACCGGCACATCCTGGAGGTACTGGAACGGGGAGACGGGGCGGCCGCGGAAGCTCTCATGCGCGAGCACCTCGAGCACTCGGGTCGGCAGATCCTGCGTTTTCTGGGCAGGCAGGCGAAAAACGGTTTCGCGAGCGGGCAGGGTAACGTGGTACGGTTGGGGCAGGTCGGGCAGGGAGGCGGGTAG
- a CDS encoding endonuclease MutS2, with translation MGEEKPVAGQHTLRVLEYDRILGQLAEHTSWQGGRELALSLLPSPDAPRVEESLEETAEAVALDDEGFSLGGVRDVRRQIARAQVGAALEPSELLDVAATLAASRRVRRLLEENRERAPRLSRWGAALVSLPDLENRITSAITPQGEVADEASPRLHRIRRSMRLLQSRLRDQMESYIRSPQLLRHLQEPIITVRDGRYVLPVKIEARAQVPGIIHDQSASGATLFIEPMATVDLNNELRRLAAEEREEVARILAELSGRVGAHGSDLLGALDALAHLDLALARAHYARSLAASRPSLNQDGRLDLTGARHPLLGRGAVPIDIRLGQEFDTLVISGPNTGGKTVALKTVGLLTLMAQAGMYIPCGSGSEVAVFRRVHADIGDEQSIEQNLSTFSSHMRSIVATIEDAAPGTLVLLDELGAGTDPAQGAVLGMAILEHLQRAGCRTVATTHSGELKAFAYAHPRVESAAVEFDPVTLEPTYRLRIGTPGFSNAFAIAARLGLTPEIVARAHSLLSPDQQRVEALLAGLAEDRSRAAQELEAARRARQEAETARQEARRLLASLRESQETTLARTRTRAQEMVEGLRREVEQVSRALRQAAREEDRRGREAALEEARRTLRLLRERSQALEAPPARAPGDSPGPLPAWLDESVPPRASPPAGREAGAETAGVAARGGEPLLAGSRVRLLESGREGYLISPPDAEGRVEVQVGIMRTRVPLAEVVPAETAGRPAGDLAVRKAREVSPELHLRGMLVDEALDALGKYLDDAILAGQKTVRIIHGKGAGVLRRAVAEFLSNHPEVESFRLADASEGGEGATVARLKG, from the coding sequence TTGGGAGAGGAGAAACCGGTAGCCGGGCAGCATACGCTGCGGGTGCTTGAGTACGACAGAATCCTGGGCCAGCTCGCCGAGCACACCTCCTGGCAGGGGGGACGGGAACTGGCCCTGTCTTTGTTGCCGTCGCCCGATGCCCCCCGGGTCGAGGAGAGCCTGGAGGAGACAGCGGAGGCCGTCGCGCTGGACGACGAGGGGTTTTCCCTGGGCGGGGTGCGGGACGTACGCCGCCAGATCGCCCGGGCCCAGGTGGGCGCTGCTCTGGAGCCATCGGAGCTGCTGGACGTGGCCGCCACCCTGGCCGCCTCCCGTCGCGTGAGGCGCCTTCTGGAAGAAAATCGGGAGCGCGCTCCCCGGCTTTCCCGGTGGGGGGCGGCGCTGGTCAGCCTGCCCGACCTGGAAAACCGCATTACGAGCGCGATTACCCCCCAGGGGGAGGTGGCCGATGAGGCGAGTCCTCGCCTGCACCGCATCCGGCGCAGCATGCGCCTCCTGCAGAGCCGACTGCGGGATCAGATGGAGTCCTACATCAGGTCGCCCCAGTTACTGCGCCACCTGCAGGAGCCCATCATCACGGTCCGGGACGGCCGTTACGTGCTGCCGGTGAAGATCGAGGCCCGCGCCCAGGTGCCGGGCATCATCCACGACCAGTCGGCGAGCGGGGCCACCCTGTTCATCGAGCCCATGGCCACCGTGGACCTGAACAACGAACTGCGCCGCCTGGCTGCCGAAGAGCGGGAGGAGGTGGCCCGCATCCTGGCCGAGCTGTCCGGCCGGGTGGGTGCCCACGGCTCGGACCTCCTGGGTGCCCTGGATGCCCTGGCCCACCTGGACCTGGCCCTGGCCAGGGCGCATTACGCCCGTTCGCTGGCGGCCTCCCGGCCCTCTCTGAACCAGGACGGCCGCCTCGACCTCACGGGGGCGCGCCACCCACTGCTCGGGCGGGGCGCGGTCCCCATTGACATCCGGCTGGGTCAGGAGTTCGACACCCTGGTCATCTCCGGCCCCAATACCGGGGGCAAGACGGTGGCCCTGAAGACGGTGGGCCTGCTCACCCTCATGGCCCAGGCCGGGATGTACATCCCCTGCGGGTCCGGGAGCGAGGTGGCTGTGTTCCGCCGGGTGCACGCCGATATCGGCGACGAGCAGTCCATCGAGCAGAACCTGAGCACCTTCTCTTCCCACATGCGCAGTATCGTGGCTACCATCGAGGACGCCGCCCCCGGCACCCTGGTCCTGCTGGACGAGCTGGGAGCGGGTACCGATCCCGCCCAGGGAGCTGTGCTGGGCATGGCCATCCTGGAGCACCTGCAGCGGGCGGGATGCCGCACGGTGGCGACCACCCATTCCGGCGAGCTCAAGGCCTTCGCCTACGCTCACCCCCGCGTGGAGAGCGCGGCAGTGGAGTTCGACCCGGTGACCCTGGAGCCCACCTACCGCCTGCGAATCGGCACCCCGGGATTCTCCAACGCCTTCGCCATCGCCGCCCGCCTGGGGTTGACGCCGGAGATAGTGGCGCGCGCCCACTCCCTTCTTTCCCCCGATCAGCAGCGGGTAGAGGCGTTGCTGGCGGGACTGGCCGAGGACCGCTCCCGGGCAGCCCAGGAGCTGGAGGCCGCCCGCCGCGCCCGCCAGGAAGCGGAGACGGCCCGGCAGGAGGCACGGCGCCTGCTCGCTTCCCTTCGCGAGAGCCAGGAAACCACCCTGGCCCGGACGCGGACCCGCGCCCAGGAAATGGTGGAGGGGTTGCGCCGGGAAGTCGAGCAGGTGAGCCGGGCCCTGCGCCAGGCGGCCCGGGAGGAGGATCGCCGCGGCCGGGAGGCCGCCCTGGAGGAGGCCCGCCGTACCCTGCGCCTCCTGCGCGAGCGCTCCCAGGCGCTGGAGGCCCCGCCCGCCCGGGCTCCCGGCGACAGCCCGGGACCCCTGCCGGCATGGCTCGACGAATCGGTTCCCCCACGGGCATCGCCGCCTGCAGGCCGGGAAGCGGGGGCGGAAACCGCGGGCGTGGCGGCGCGGGGAGGAGAACCCCTCCTGGCCGGCAGCAGGGTGCGCCTCCTGGAGTCGGGCCGCGAGGGCTACCTGATTTCGCCCCCCGACGCCGAGGGCCGGGTCGAGGTGCAGGTGGGCATCATGCGCACCCGCGTGCCCCTCGCGGAGGTGGTGCCGGCGGAGACGGCCGGCCGCCCGGCCGGAGACCTGGCCGTGCGCAAGGCGCGCGAGGTCTCTCCCGAGCTTCACCTGCGGGGGATGCTGGTGGACGAGGCCCTGGATGCCCTGGGTAAGTATCTGGACGATGCCATCCTGGCGGGCCAGAAGACGGTGCGCATCATCCATGGCAAGGGGGCCGGAGTCCTCCGTCGCGCCGTGGCTGAATTCCTGAGCAACCACCCTGAGGTAGAGTCCTTCCGCCTCGCCGATGCCAGTGAGGGAGGCGAGGGTGCCACCGTCGCCCGCCTGAAAGGGTAG
- a CDS encoding methylated-DNA--[protein]-cysteine S-methyltransferase: protein MTARSIRVVRTPWGFVGMAASSRGLEEITLPLLSPDEVRRELGSLAAGGVEGHPGSPAAGGASAFLDRAAAWLEEYCRDARGTSPVPVEDLAWERVSAFAGRVLRLLLEIRAGETLTYGQVAARVGSPRGARAVGRACAANPWPLLVPCHRVVGSRGLGGYGGGLDLKEALLTWERRNR, encoded by the coding sequence ATGACGGCAAGGTCAATTCGGGTGGTGAGGACACCGTGGGGGTTTGTGGGGATGGCCGCCTCGTCTCGAGGGCTGGAGGAGATTACCCTTCCCCTGCTCTCACCGGATGAGGTGCGCCGGGAGCTCGGCTCCCTCGCGGCGGGTGGGGTGGAGGGCCATCCCGGCTCCCCCGCGGCGGGCGGGGCGAGTGCCTTCCTCGACCGGGCGGCCGCGTGGTTGGAGGAATACTGCCGGGACGCCCGGGGCACCTCCCCGGTGCCGGTGGAGGATCTGGCCTGGGAGCGCGTGTCCGCGTTCGCGGGCCGGGTGCTGCGCCTGCTCCTTGAGATCCGGGCCGGCGAGACGCTGACCTACGGCCAGGTGGCCGCCCGCGTGGGCAGCCCGCGGGGCGCGCGCGCCGTGGGACGGGCATGCGCGGCCAATCCCTGGCCGCTGCTGGTGCCGTGCCACCGGGTGGTGGGCAGCCGGGGCCTGGGCGGTTACGGGGGTGGGCTCGACCTGAAGGAGGCCCTTCTGACTTGGGAGAGGAGAAACCGGTAG
- a CDS encoding DUF421 domain-containing protein, with the protein MRPIATEILRLVWQAVILYVVVLFIVRLMGKRSVGKLAPFDLAVIIMIGEMVAIPVTEERAIYHGLIPVVVLGLLQLLLTWANTKSRTLENITQGTSTLLVKDGQPQMQGLTRERVTLEDLAIALREKEVENLADVKEAYLEPTGQISVLKQRDAQPVTPKDAQLLTLQRLDQVLQQNLERTRQEIHRLLLKAEEGEATKAGGEGGG; encoded by the coding sequence TTGCGACCGATCGCCACGGAGATACTCCGGCTGGTGTGGCAGGCAGTTATCCTGTACGTAGTGGTGCTGTTCATCGTCCGCCTGATGGGCAAGCGATCTGTAGGAAAATTGGCACCATTCGATCTTGCAGTGATCATCATGATAGGCGAGATGGTGGCCATCCCTGTCACCGAGGAGAGGGCCATTTACCACGGGCTCATCCCGGTCGTGGTGCTGGGGCTGCTGCAACTCCTCCTCACCTGGGCCAACACCAAGTCCAGGACCCTGGAGAACATCACCCAGGGCACCTCCACCCTGCTGGTCAAGGACGGCCAGCCCCAGATGCAGGGTCTGACCCGCGAGCGGGTCACTCTGGAGGACCTTGCCATCGCCCTGCGGGAGAAGGAAGTCGAAAACCTGGCGGACGTGAAGGAAGCGTATCTGGAGCCCACAGGCCAGATCAGCGTACTCAAGCAGAGGGATGCCCAGCCCGTCACTCCCAAGGACGCCCAGCTCCTGACGCTCCAGCGGCTGGATCAGGTGCTGCAGCAGAACCTGGAGCGCACCCGGCAGGAGATCCACCGCCTGCTCTTGAAAGCAGAGGAGGGAGAGGCCACCAAGGCGGGGGGAGAGGGCGGAGGATGA